In a genomic window of Desulfosporosinus sp. Sb-LF:
- a CDS encoding pyridine nucleotide-disulfide oxidoreductase/dicluster-binding protein translates to MPARNNLRKWVLLMEQDELKRQEDKCTQENPPACTAGCPIHVDARKLMLDIQNQDLKSALATLQKKQPFPGIIGRVCDHPCEDVCKRKEVGTTIAISALERFCVQNQAGKIAKAGIVPPKSQTVAVVGSGLRGLTVAYDLAKKGYKVSLFEKADRLGGNLWNFPEHQLPPEVIVEELSVLNRLNVQIELKTAITGQGLAKLQEDFNVVYLGLAEQSKEVRELLGEQLWVDPVTCATQIPGIFSGALLGNDSPIKSVADGRKAAVSIDRYLQGVSLTASRKGEGPIETKLFVNTNGIPPLPVVAMSNETGGYTPEEAVQEAGRCLNCQCLECVKACKYMQEYGSYPKKYLRQIYNNDTIVMGMRHGNKMINSCSLCGQCAVVCPQGLDLGETCKATRESMVSKGKMPPSAHDFALRDMAFNNSEEFSLTRQQPGHNSSKYVFFPGCQLSGSSPEQVEKVYAYLTEKLSGGVALMLRCCGAPADWAGNQDLFQNSLKVLVAEWETLGKPELIVACSTCHSMFREKFPGVVSLWELMADSDLPVQGASVSRGKVAVQDACTTRHEPVIQDAVRDILTRLGYEVEELPYSKERTKCCGFGGLTSFANPGLAKKIVEDRISESTTDYVAYCAMCRDNFASKGKRTFHLLDLIFGTDLEKAAIRPSVGFSNRHENRAKLKRKFLHSLWKEAPQEKEGAYRIINLLLNESVLEVMEDRRFLIEDIQQVIELAERTGRKFINPDNGHSLAYYRPVKVTYWVEYQPQEKGFVVLNVYSHRMEIVEDSHE, encoded by the coding sequence ATACCCGCACGCAATAACTTAAGGAAGTGGGTGTTGCTTATGGAACAGGACGAATTAAAAAGACAAGAAGATAAGTGTACCCAAGAGAATCCCCCTGCTTGTACAGCAGGTTGTCCAATCCACGTAGATGCTCGGAAATTGATGCTGGATATTCAAAATCAGGACTTGAAAAGTGCCTTAGCAACACTGCAAAAAAAACAGCCCTTTCCCGGAATTATTGGTCGGGTTTGTGATCATCCCTGTGAGGATGTCTGTAAACGCAAAGAGGTTGGAACGACTATCGCTATTTCAGCCCTGGAGAGATTTTGCGTGCAAAACCAAGCTGGAAAAATAGCCAAAGCAGGGATAGTTCCCCCAAAAAGCCAGACAGTTGCAGTCGTCGGGTCTGGACTAAGAGGCCTAACTGTAGCCTATGACTTGGCTAAAAAAGGATATAAGGTTAGTCTGTTTGAGAAAGCAGATCGCCTTGGTGGAAACCTGTGGAATTTTCCGGAACATCAATTGCCTCCAGAGGTTATTGTCGAGGAACTGTCCGTCTTGAACCGGCTTAACGTTCAAATAGAGTTAAAGACTGCAATAACTGGGCAGGGTTTAGCCAAGCTTCAAGAAGACTTTAATGTAGTGTATCTTGGCCTTGCTGAGCAATCTAAAGAAGTCAGGGAGCTCTTGGGTGAACAGTTGTGGGTCGACCCAGTCACGTGTGCTACACAGATTCCAGGAATATTTAGCGGGGCACTTTTGGGGAATGATTCCCCCATTAAGTCTGTTGCCGATGGCCGTAAGGCTGCCGTTTCCATTGATAGATATTTGCAGGGCGTTTCCTTAACTGCCTCTCGTAAAGGCGAGGGGCCTATTGAGACTAAACTATTCGTCAATACGAATGGGATTCCCCCTCTGCCAGTGGTGGCAATGAGTAACGAAACTGGGGGTTATACACCCGAAGAAGCCGTTCAGGAAGCAGGTAGGTGCCTGAATTGTCAATGTCTCGAATGTGTGAAGGCCTGTAAATATATGCAAGAATACGGTAGTTATCCCAAAAAGTATTTAAGACAAATTTACAATAATGATACGATCGTCATGGGCATGCGCCACGGGAATAAAATGATCAATTCTTGCAGTTTGTGTGGGCAGTGTGCTGTAGTTTGTCCTCAAGGACTAGACCTTGGGGAGACCTGCAAAGCAACCCGGGAGAGCATGGTGAGCAAAGGAAAAATGCCCCCTTCAGCCCACGATTTTGCCCTGAGGGATATGGCATTTAACAACAGTGAAGAATTTTCCTTAACCAGACAACAACCTGGCCATAATTCTAGTAAGTATGTTTTCTTTCCCGGATGCCAATTAAGTGGCTCTTCACCGGAACAGGTTGAAAAAGTGTACGCATATTTAACTGAAAAGCTTTCTGGAGGAGTAGCCCTAATGTTACGTTGCTGCGGTGCTCCGGCCGATTGGGCTGGTAATCAAGACCTGTTCCAAAACAGTTTGAAGGTTTTGGTTGCGGAGTGGGAAACCTTAGGCAAACCGGAGCTGATCGTAGCTTGTTCCACCTGTCACAGTATGTTCCGAGAAAAGTTTCCAGGAGTAGTCTCTCTGTGGGAGTTGATGGCTGATTCGGATTTACCTGTGCAAGGTGCCAGCGTGAGTAGAGGCAAAGTAGCTGTCCAGGATGCTTGTACTACGAGACATGAACCAGTCATACAGGATGCCGTCCGAGACATCTTAACTAGGCTGGGTTACGAAGTTGAAGAATTGCCCTACAGCAAAGAACGAACCAAGTGTTGTGGCTTTGGAGGGCTGACGTCTTTTGCCAATCCGGGATTGGCGAAAAAGATCGTGGAAGATCGAATAAGTGAAAGCACAACAGACTATGTAGCCTACTGTGCCATGTGCAGAGATAATTTTGCGTCTAAGGGTAAACGCACGTTTCATTTATTAGATTTAATTTTTGGAACTGACCTTGAAAAAGCTGCCATCAGGCCAAGTGTAGGATTTTCCAATCGGCATGAGAACCGGGCAAAACTAAAAAGAAAGTTTTTACATTCGCTGTGGAAAGAAGCTCCACAAGAAAAGGAAGGAGCGTATCGAATCATTAACCTCTTGTTAAATGAAAGCGTTCTGGAAGTAATGGAAGATCGACGTTTTCTTATAGAAGATATTCAACAGGTAATAGAACTTGCGGAGCGAACAGGAAGAAAGTTCATAAATCCGGACAATGGTCACAGTTTAGCTTATTATCGCCCTGTCAAGGTGACCTATTGGGTTGAATATCAACCACAGGAAAAAGGCTTTGTGGTCCTAAATGTGTATAGCCACCGCATGGAAATTGTGGAGGACAGTCATGAATAA
- a CDS encoding DVU_1557 family redox protein, with protein MNNTPKQTQKTLWNCGKCGGELQRGSVKASYLGNDFVVEELKCLNCGLVLITEELALGKMFEVEQSLEDK; from the coding sequence ATGAATAACACACCAAAACAGACGCAGAAAACCCTTTGGAATTGTGGTAAATGCGGTGGAGAGCTCCAGCGTGGTTCGGTAAAGGCATCCTACTTGGGTAATGATTTTGTGGTGGAAGAATTAAAATGTCTTAACTGTGGCTTGGTATTGATTACGGAGGAACTGGCTTTAGGTAAGATGTTCGAAGTTGAACAAAGTTTAGAGGATAAGTAG
- a CDS encoding DVU_1555 family C-GCAxxG-C-C protein — protein MAVDAFRMFQLATQGFCCSQIMLILGLDEQGKENSDLIKAMHGLCGGIGRSGKTCGALTGGACLIGLNVGKGNLLEFGHAKINLMINDLMEWFENTHGSIDCDGILDHSLDEGNEYPVQCGNIVATTFSKVQEILAAYSEDPESNDEE, from the coding sequence ATGGCGGTCGATGCCTTTCGTATGTTTCAATTGGCCACACAGGGATTTTGTTGTAGCCAAATTATGTTAATTCTGGGTTTGGACGAACAAGGAAAGGAAAACTCCGATTTAATCAAAGCAATGCATGGTTTGTGTGGAGGAATAGGACGGTCGGGAAAAACCTGTGGTGCACTTACCGGGGGGGCATGTTTAATTGGTTTGAACGTTGGGAAAGGAAATCTCCTCGAATTCGGTCACGCCAAAATAAACCTTATGATCAATGACTTGATGGAATGGTTTGAAAACACCCATGGCAGTATCGATTGCGATGGGATACTAGACCACTCACTTGATGAGGGCAACGAGTATCCTGTGCAATGTGGCAATATTGTTGCAACGACCTTTAGTAAGGTGCAAGAGATTTTAGCAGCCTATTCAGAAGACCCTGAGTCCAATGATGAGGAATAA
- the trsM gene encoding DVU_1556 family methyltransferase, which translates to MKNNVFKLYESDVLRLTTGDTLRPGGFSLTDLGVESCDFLPGARVLDVGCGSGATVERLVSLYQLRATGLDPSEVLLESGKKKNPGLNLIRGLGEDLPFPANHMDGVLAECALSVMEDLDQVLIEIFRVLKPGGLLVANDVYARNPDGIKGLQELNLNSCIRRALPKEQLINKLLKQGFNIVNWSDHTNLLTQLTVNLIMTHGSMTKFWLKSSSCSGSVDPILAQAAIKEAKMGYFQLIAKKEASCS; encoded by the coding sequence GTGAAAAACAATGTTTTTAAATTATATGAAAGTGACGTTCTGCGCCTTACTACAGGTGATACGTTAAGACCGGGTGGGTTTTCCTTAACCGACTTGGGAGTTGAAAGCTGTGATTTTCTTCCAGGCGCAAGGGTCTTAGATGTGGGCTGCGGCAGCGGTGCAACGGTAGAGCGTTTGGTTTCTCTTTATCAGCTCCGAGCCACAGGTTTAGACCCTTCAGAGGTGCTGTTAGAGAGTGGGAAAAAGAAGAATCCAGGCTTAAATCTGATCCGAGGGCTAGGCGAAGACCTACCCTTTCCGGCTAACCACATGGATGGGGTATTAGCGGAGTGTGCCTTGTCTGTAATGGAGGACCTGGATCAGGTTCTGATAGAAATTTTCAGGGTTCTCAAACCTGGTGGGTTGTTGGTCGCTAATGATGTGTATGCTCGAAATCCTGACGGTATCAAAGGTCTTCAGGAACTCAATCTCAATTCATGTATCAGAAGAGCGTTGCCAAAGGAGCAATTAATCAACAAACTTCTCAAACAGGGATTTAACATCGTTAATTGGAGTGATCATACAAACCTATTAACACAACTAACGGTTAACCTAATCATGACTCATGGCTCTATGACAAAGTTTTGGCTTAAGTCTTCTTCATGTTCAGGATCTGTTGATCCTATCCTTGCCCAGGCTGCGATTAAGGAAGCCAAGATGGGATACTTTCAACTGATCGCAAAGAAAGAAGCAAGCTGTAGTTAG
- the trsS gene encoding radical SAM (seleno)protein TrsS, translating to MEVMDERLISTTESLCPECLKRISAQRVVKGEKVYLVKRCPEHGAYRTLLWRGSPQWDEWVRPMIPTPPKECFTPVEKGCPFDCGLCENHYQTTCTALIEVTQRCNLNCKFCFANAGTELDEPSLERIEKWYKNVLAASGPVNIQLSGGEPTLRDDLPEIVEMGRAQGFNFIQLNTNGLRLAEDPIFLSRLKKAGLSSVFLQFDGTEDQIYQSIRGRRLFDVKAKAIECCAQHEIGVVLVPTLIPGINTHNIGGIIKFALKNHPVVRGVHFQPVSYFGRIPKEPMDQDRITLPEVIQAIEEQTDGLIKATNLKPHNGRCSFSGNFTRQLDGSLKPIVNSSCCTGPERADELARKTRTFVARQWSGTEKSTIQSPSTNSWDNLIQQLKTYAFSISGMAFQDVWNLDIDRLKNCCIHVVSPEGKLIPFCAYNLTDKFGHSIYRRGR from the coding sequence ATGGAAGTAATGGACGAACGCTTGATTTCCACAACAGAGAGCTTGTGTCCAGAATGTTTGAAGAGGATTTCGGCTCAAAGAGTGGTTAAAGGAGAAAAGGTTTATCTTGTGAAACGTTGCCCTGAACATGGAGCCTATCGAACACTGCTGTGGCGTGGTAGCCCTCAATGGGATGAATGGGTCAGGCCTATGATTCCAACCCCACCCAAGGAGTGTTTTACACCCGTTGAGAAAGGCTGTCCCTTTGATTGCGGCTTGTGCGAAAACCATTACCAGACGACTTGTACGGCTTTGATAGAGGTTACACAGCGTTGTAATTTAAACTGCAAATTTTGTTTTGCCAATGCAGGAACGGAGCTTGACGAACCTTCATTGGAGAGGATAGAAAAGTGGTACAAAAACGTACTTGCTGCCAGTGGCCCTGTCAATATCCAGTTGTCTGGCGGCGAGCCAACCCTCAGAGACGATCTGCCGGAAATAGTAGAAATGGGAAGAGCACAGGGCTTTAACTTTATCCAACTTAACACGAATGGATTGCGACTGGCAGAAGATCCTATCTTTTTGAGCCGATTGAAAAAGGCTGGTCTCAGCTCCGTGTTTTTACAATTTGACGGTACTGAGGACCAGATTTATCAGTCAATAAGGGGGCGTAGGCTTTTTGATGTTAAAGCCAAAGCTATAGAGTGCTGTGCACAACACGAGATTGGTGTTGTGTTAGTACCTACCTTGATACCAGGCATAAACACTCATAATATCGGAGGAATCATTAAGTTTGCCTTGAAAAATCATCCCGTCGTCAGAGGTGTGCACTTCCAACCCGTAAGTTATTTCGGAAGAATACCTAAAGAACCCATGGATCAAGACCGGATCACACTCCCGGAAGTCATTCAAGCGATCGAGGAACAGACAGATGGGCTCATTAAAGCAACGAACCTGAAACCCCACAATGGCCGATGCTCCTTTAGCGGCAACTTTACAAGACAACTGGATGGGAGTTTAAAGCCTATTGTAAACAGCTCGTGCTGTACCGGACCAGAGCGAGCGGATGAGTTGGCTAGAAAAACACGAACTTTTGTGGCGCGGCAGTGGTCAGGAACAGAAAAATCAACGATTCAGTCTCCTAGCACCAATTCCTGGGACAATCTAATTCAACAGCTAAAGACCTATGCCTTTTCCATCAGCGGCATGGCCTTTCAAGATGTGTGGAATCTAGATATAGACAGGTTGAAGAATTGTTGTATACATGTGGTAAGCCCGGAAGGTAAGTTAATTCCTTTTTGCGCTTATAACCTTACAGATAAGTTTGGACACTCAATATATCGGAGGGGGAGATAG
- a CDS encoding DVU_1553 family AMP-dependent CoA ligase, which yields MNIKSTSLEPWIKHKITGDSSGRLTRKQIEDYQLAKLQETLDWAISKSRFYTRLYSGLDCKISSFQDVLKLPFTTSEELKDNPLDFLCVSQNDINRIVTLQSSGTTGKPKRLFFTQADQELTIDFFHHGMLTLVRPEDRVLIMLPGETPGSVGDLLRLGLERAGVIGVAHGLVTNPEATLKQIKRDNINVLVGIPTQVLSLARFKDSKGSSPLLNLRSVLLSTDYVPLAIVQEIERAWSCKVFNHYGMTEMGLGGGLECEGFCGYHLREADLYIEIVDPSSGMPVVDGQPGEVVVTTLTRAAMPLIRYRTGDMSRFIPGLCACNTVLKRLELIKSRDRVYLTQTDYLTMADFDEVLFALNNVLDFEVTLTEGIEKENQLQLDVQLRGPLTWEAKRNVQQALDQIPVVRDARKNGSLRASFYLVSSPVVISRRSTAKRQIQDKRGSV from the coding sequence TTGAATATAAAATCCACATCGCTTGAGCCCTGGATCAAACACAAAATTACCGGAGATAGTTCAGGACGCTTAACCAGAAAGCAAATCGAGGACTATCAGTTGGCAAAATTGCAGGAAACCCTTGACTGGGCAATCAGTAAAAGCCGTTTCTATACACGTCTGTACTCAGGATTAGATTGTAAGATATCAAGTTTTCAAGATGTGTTAAAACTGCCCTTTACCACGTCCGAAGAGTTGAAAGATAATCCTCTCGATTTCTTGTGTGTTTCCCAAAATGACATCAACAGGATCGTGACGTTACAGAGTTCCGGCACTACGGGAAAACCTAAACGCCTGTTCTTTACTCAGGCTGATCAAGAATTGACCATCGATTTCTTTCATCATGGAATGTTAACTTTGGTGAGGCCTGAAGACAGGGTCTTGATAATGTTACCCGGGGAAACACCGGGCAGTGTCGGGGATTTACTGCGCTTAGGCTTAGAAAGGGCGGGTGTAATAGGGGTTGCCCACGGTCTGGTTACGAACCCAGAGGCAACCCTAAAGCAAATCAAACGGGACAATATTAATGTTTTAGTCGGGATACCCACACAAGTATTGAGCCTAGCAAGGTTTAAAGATTCCAAGGGCTCTTCTCCCCTTCTGAACTTAAGAAGTGTTTTACTGAGTACCGATTATGTACCCCTTGCTATTGTGCAAGAAATCGAAAGGGCATGGAGTTGTAAGGTGTTTAATCACTATGGCATGACTGAGATGGGGCTAGGCGGCGGACTAGAATGTGAGGGTTTCTGTGGTTACCACCTCAGGGAAGCAGACCTCTATATTGAAATCGTCGATCCCAGTTCAGGAATGCCCGTTGTGGATGGGCAACCAGGAGAGGTAGTAGTTACTACTTTGACCAGAGCAGCTATGCCTTTAATTCGGTATCGCACCGGTGACATGTCGAGGTTTATTCCAGGCCTTTGTGCGTGCAATACGGTATTGAAGCGGCTGGAATTGATAAAGTCGAGAGACAGAGTTTATCTGACCCAGACCGATTACCTAACCATGGCGGACTTCGATGAGGTTCTGTTTGCGCTTAACAATGTTCTCGATTTTGAGGTAACCCTAACAGAGGGTATAGAAAAAGAAAACCAGTTACAACTTGATGTTCAGTTAAGGGGACCTCTTACCTGGGAAGCGAAAAGAAATGTTCAACAGGCATTAGATCAAATCCCTGTAGTAAGGGATGCTAGAAAAAACGGTAGCTTGAGGGCGTCCTTTTACCTTGTATCAAGCCCTGTAGTGATATCTAGAAGAAGTACAGCTAAACGGCAGATTCAAGATAAGAGAGGGAGTGTTTAA
- a CDS encoding DVU_1551 family NTP transferase — protein MLAEPENKPGEASLAAIIVAAGYSFRMKRFKPLLSLGGGTVLEKAVHSFQKSGIRDIRVVVGHRANELYPVLDRLEVQTIVNPNFSEGMFSSVTSGVKSLSPMVKGFFLLPVDNPIVNRDTLKKLQNTFFTTEFGIIYPSHQGMRGHPPLISCRYVNNVITWNKPGGMRALLEQYEHDAIDVEVDDPGILLDMDTPEDYHQMLKYCGHIQVPSEEECYVIIKNANTPVRVFNHCKQVAHLSSAMGSYLIRSGCQMNIELIRAAALLHDLAKGEPHHAQVGAKMLINYPEVAEIVAEHTDICLNPDQSLTEKEIVYLADKLVIEDQIISLQDRFAGPLEQHKNDQEVTKKIRRRFSNAERIQTRIEEIIKMPLHDLWKADLGGQG, from the coding sequence TTGTTGGCTGAACCAGAGAACAAACCGGGTGAGGCTTCCTTAGCAGCAATTATAGTTGCCGCAGGATACTCTTTTCGAATGAAACGTTTTAAACCGCTTTTATCGCTGGGCGGTGGCACAGTATTAGAAAAAGCTGTACACAGTTTTCAGAAGAGCGGAATTAGGGATATCCGGGTGGTCGTTGGGCATCGGGCGAATGAATTGTATCCTGTCTTAGATAGATTAGAAGTTCAGACTATCGTCAACCCCAATTTTTCCGAAGGAATGTTCTCATCAGTTACATCTGGGGTTAAAAGCTTATCACCAATGGTAAAAGGATTTTTTCTTTTACCCGTCGATAATCCGATAGTGAACCGTGATACCTTGAAAAAGCTTCAGAACACGTTCTTTACAACGGAATTTGGTATTATATATCCGTCCCATCAGGGAATGAGGGGACATCCCCCCTTAATTTCTTGCCGCTATGTGAACAATGTAATAACATGGAACAAACCGGGGGGAATGAGGGCCTTATTAGAACAGTATGAACATGATGCCATAGATGTTGAGGTTGATGACCCAGGTATTTTGCTTGACATGGACACACCGGAGGACTACCATCAGATGCTGAAATACTGTGGACATATCCAGGTACCCTCAGAAGAAGAGTGTTATGTTATAATAAAAAATGCTAACACTCCTGTAAGGGTGTTTAATCACTGCAAGCAGGTTGCCCACTTAAGTAGTGCAATGGGAAGCTATTTGATCAGGTCAGGTTGTCAAATGAACATTGAACTAATCAGGGCGGCTGCGCTGTTACATGACTTGGCCAAAGGTGAACCCCACCATGCCCAAGTTGGAGCCAAAATGCTCATCAATTATCCAGAGGTGGCAGAAATTGTCGCCGAACATACGGACATTTGCCTGAACCCTGACCAATCCTTAACAGAAAAAGAAATCGTCTATTTGGCTGATAAGCTTGTTATTGAAGACCAGATAATTTCACTCCAGGACAGATTCGCAGGTCCCTTGGAGCAGCACAAGAACGATCAAGAGGTGACGAAAAAGATTAGGCGTCGATTTAGTAATGCTGAAAGAATCCAGACAAGAATAGAAGAAATAATTAAGATGCCTTTACATGACCTATGGAAGGCTGATCTAGGGGGGCAAGGCTAG
- a CDS encoding XdhC/CoxI family protein, translated as MEKEIQLGLKKAFDQNLEAALITVTSVLGSTPRKPGAKMLVFADGTTVGTIGGGCGEAEARREAFNVIAAYTPKIHYLNMTADIAQEEGMVCGGIMGLFIEYLGSQSPVEQTNLNKDYLSSLENYKNPILITVIESVEEQLIGKKLFIKNNGDVVGDYSLEKLNRVALESAKTGGRRCQPLLISLDSEFEPCETSVTKAPFRLLIEPPTSVVQLLILGAGHIALPLATMAKIVGYEVTVVDDRPSFANSARFSTADTIICNNFERALDGININPQTFVVIITRGHRYDKVCLQKVINQPASYIGMIGSRKRVKALIAELEEEGVSSESLQKLYSPIGLKIGAETPEEIAVSILSELIKVQRELDQNGKLR; from the coding sequence GTGGAAAAAGAAATACAACTTGGGCTCAAAAAAGCATTTGATCAAAACTTGGAGGCAGCCCTGATTACTGTAACCAGTGTGCTTGGGTCAACACCTCGCAAGCCTGGAGCTAAAATGTTAGTTTTCGCTGATGGGACGACGGTTGGAACCATCGGAGGTGGATGTGGTGAGGCCGAGGCCAGGCGGGAGGCCTTTAATGTAATAGCAGCATACACCCCAAAGATACATTATTTAAATATGACCGCGGACATTGCCCAGGAGGAGGGAATGGTTTGCGGGGGTATCATGGGATTATTCATTGAATATTTGGGTTCTCAAAGCCCCGTGGAACAGACCAATCTCAACAAAGATTATCTGTCATCTTTAGAGAACTACAAAAACCCCATACTTATAACAGTGATTGAATCGGTTGAGGAACAATTGATAGGAAAAAAGCTATTCATCAAGAATAACGGAGACGTCGTAGGTGATTATAGTTTAGAAAAATTAAATAGAGTTGCACTAGAGAGTGCTAAAACAGGGGGGAGAAGATGCCAACCGTTATTAATTAGTTTGGATTCCGAGTTTGAGCCATGTGAAACCTCAGTGACAAAAGCGCCTTTCCGGTTACTAATTGAGCCCCCAACGTCTGTCGTACAATTGCTGATTTTAGGTGCAGGACATATTGCGCTTCCCCTTGCAACCATGGCCAAAATCGTTGGATATGAGGTTACTGTAGTCGATGATCGGCCATCTTTTGCTAATTCTGCTCGATTTAGCACTGCTGATACGATTATATGCAATAATTTTGAACGAGCATTAGATGGGATAAATATTAATCCGCAGACATTTGTTGTGATTATAACTAGGGGGCATCGCTATGACAAAGTATGTCTGCAGAAAGTGATTAATCAACCAGCTTCATATATTGGCATGATCGGTAGTCGCAAAAGGGTTAAAGCATTGATCGCTGAATTGGAGGAGGAAGGAGTCTCGAGTGAATCGTTGCAAAAACTGTATTCTCCAATCGGTCTAAAAATTGGGGCAGAAACTCCTGAAGAAATAGCCGTGAGCATTCTCAGTGAGCTGATTAAAGTTCAAAGGGAGTTGGATCAGAATGGGAAACTACGATGA
- the cobC gene encoding alpha-ribazole phosphatase, whose amino-acid sequence MGKKLIYLARHGDIGLGRDKRYIGQSDLPLSALGVKQATLLKEIFSRMPLDNIYCSDLERAQQTAEIISSAHSIIPTARVELRELNMGDWEGKLFSEIRAKNPQEFEKRGKDIANYCSPEGESFSDCSKRVIPIFESLAQSNENTILIIGHAGINRVILCRVLGIPLENVFRFEQSYGCVNLISKDGLMYRLKYLNNEVNCDPNGMD is encoded by the coding sequence ATGGGTAAAAAGCTTATTTATTTAGCTAGGCACGGCGATATCGGTCTTGGAAGAGATAAACGCTATATCGGTCAATCGGACCTTCCGTTAAGTGCTCTTGGAGTGAAGCAGGCTACCTTATTGAAAGAGATATTTAGTCGGATGCCCTTAGATAACATATATTGCAGTGATCTAGAGCGAGCGCAACAAACAGCAGAGATTATTTCCTCGGCTCATTCAATCATTCCAACAGCTCGCGTTGAGTTACGTGAATTGAATATGGGTGATTGGGAGGGGAAACTATTTTCTGAAATTCGAGCTAAGAATCCTCAGGAATTTGAAAAACGTGGTAAAGATATAGCGAATTACTGTTCACCAGAGGGAGAAAGCTTTTCCGACTGCTCCAAAAGGGTTATACCTATCTTTGAAAGCCTTGCCCAATCCAATGAAAATACCATTTTAATTATTGGACATGCAGGTATAAACCGAGTAATCTTATGTAGAGTACTCGGAATACCCTTAGAAAACGTCTTTCGTTTTGAACAAAGCTATGGTTGCGTAAACCTAATCTCCAAGGATGGTTTAATGTACCGGTTGAAATATCTTAACAATGAAGTGAATTGTGACCCAAACGGCATGGATTAA